From a region of the Pontibacillus yanchengensis genome:
- a CDS encoding sodium/proline symporter yields MIITFLLYLTLVFAIGIMAERFITKSEEGYYLGDRNFGPVATAISAGATDTSGWIFIGAAGYAYAAGISTMWMLPGFVAGYFINWFIVAPKLRESGKDTNALSLADFFGKKLGDKTNLIKITASIIIAIFFIAYMASQLTAAGKALDSILSIQFNTGLVLSAAFVIGYAIFGGYRSVVWTDVTQGIIMLAVLIIFPLYMILGQLGGFGKFFKTLQSIDPILLSTGGGSTGAAAFGVIVGLVGFGLGEPGQPHIVQRFLSAKDEASVKSGTIIAMFWVIVVMTGSNLLGLIGRILVPSINDPEYVFPNLTLDTMHPILAGIVLGAIFAAIQSTFSSQLMVATQALASDILKSVVKKDFTNKQLVKISRWTMIGLGLVATGIALMNIEAVFTLVLYAWAGLGASFGPLLIMMLYSNFVTKWGAFAGMVSGAVITIIWKETPYAAYLYELIPGTIAAILAIVIVSKLTPHQPKIEQSPESNHIKEQEVT; encoded by the coding sequence ATGATTATTACCTTTCTTTTGTACCTAACCCTTGTGTTCGCGATTGGCATCATGGCAGAAAGATTTATAACAAAAAGTGAAGAAGGCTATTACTTGGGAGACCGAAACTTTGGTCCAGTAGCTACAGCAATCAGCGCTGGCGCTACGGATACAAGCGGGTGGATTTTCATAGGTGCAGCAGGGTACGCCTATGCAGCCGGAATTTCTACGATGTGGATGTTGCCAGGATTCGTTGCTGGGTATTTTATCAATTGGTTTATCGTTGCACCTAAGCTTCGGGAATCCGGAAAAGATACAAACGCGTTAAGCCTTGCTGATTTTTTCGGTAAAAAACTAGGTGATAAAACAAATCTTATCAAAATTACCGCAAGCATCATTATTGCAATCTTTTTCATTGCTTATATGGCATCACAATTAACCGCTGCAGGGAAAGCACTAGATTCTATTCTAAGTATCCAATTTAATACCGGACTTGTTTTGTCTGCTGCTTTCGTAATCGGCTACGCTATATTTGGTGGCTACCGTTCTGTCGTATGGACCGATGTTACACAAGGGATAATCATGCTAGCGGTTTTAATTATTTTCCCTTTGTATATGATTCTCGGACAATTGGGTGGCTTCGGAAAATTTTTTAAAACACTTCAATCCATCGATCCCATACTGCTATCGACAGGTGGTGGCTCAACAGGAGCAGCAGCTTTCGGTGTCATTGTAGGTCTAGTTGGCTTTGGGCTTGGAGAACCTGGTCAACCCCATATCGTCCAACGTTTCCTATCTGCAAAAGATGAAGCAAGTGTAAAAAGTGGTACCATCATCGCTATGTTCTGGGTAATTGTCGTGATGACTGGTTCTAACTTACTCGGATTAATCGGGCGTATTTTAGTTCCATCAATTAATGATCCAGAGTATGTATTCCCAAACTTAACCCTGGACACCATGCACCCTATACTAGCCGGAATAGTATTAGGGGCTATTTTTGCAGCTATTCAGTCCACGTTCTCATCTCAGCTAATGGTAGCAACACAAGCATTGGCTAGTGATATTTTGAAATCTGTGGTCAAAAAAGACTTCACCAATAAGCAACTAGTAAAAATAAGCCGTTGGACCATGATTGGCTTAGGATTAGTAGCTACTGGAATAGCTTTAATGAACATCGAAGCTGTATTCACACTAGTCTTGTATGCGTGGGCAGGCTTAGGAGCTAGCTTCGGACCACTTCTCATCATGATGCTTTATTCAAATTTCGTTACAAAATGGGGAGCGTTTGCTGGTATGGTATCTGGTGCAGTTATCACGATAATCTGGAAAGAAACTCCTTACGCTGCTTATTTGTATGAGTTAATTCCAGGTACAATTGCCGCTATCTTAGCCATTGTTATCGTCAGTAAACTCACACCCCATCAACCAAAAATCGAACAATCACCTGAATCAAACCATATAAAAGAACAGGAGGTCACATGA
- a CDS encoding acetoacetate decarboxylase family protein, translating into MKSYEYSILPEYAPLYSKLPYHYKNFKKVSAFCKADKTKLQQFLPKEFEVTSDVFEVFVLQNDYVEGLDPYSEGGLVIPCKYKELDGACMAFEYVDTDDALCAGREIWGYPKKLGEVTFHQTDDEVYGSIKRKGKTILEIQFKKEELDFEPPALFPRLQVKRMPHPEVYGTDINWIIRNEFENATFHEKKTGSATVNWEHSDADPLAELGDVSVIGAQYVVGDFTLSYGNVLEKLEGSSKVKL; encoded by the coding sequence ATGAAATCCTATGAGTATTCGATTTTACCGGAGTATGCTCCTTTATACTCCAAACTACCGTATCACTATAAAAACTTTAAAAAGGTTAGTGCTTTTTGCAAGGCAGACAAAACGAAACTCCAGCAATTTTTGCCAAAAGAATTCGAAGTAACATCAGACGTGTTCGAAGTATTTGTTCTACAAAATGATTATGTTGAAGGTCTAGATCCCTATTCTGAAGGTGGGCTTGTGATTCCATGTAAGTATAAAGAGTTAGACGGAGCGTGCATGGCATTTGAATATGTTGATACAGATGATGCCCTTTGTGCTGGTCGAGAAATTTGGGGTTATCCGAAGAAATTAGGCGAGGTCACGTTCCATCAAACAGATGACGAAGTATATGGAAGCATCAAACGTAAAGGTAAAACCATCCTTGAAATTCAGTTCAAGAAAGAAGAGCTAGATTTTGAACCCCCTGCCCTTTTCCCAAGATTGCAGGTAAAACGCATGCCCCACCCAGAGGTTTACGGAACAGATATTAACTGGATCATCCGAAATGAATTCGAAAATGCTACATTCCATGAAAAAAAGACAGGCTCTGCTACAGTAAATTGGGAACATTCTGATGCAGATCCTTTGGCGGAACTCGGCGACGTGTCCGTAATAGGTGCACAATACGTAGTCGGTGATTTCACCTTATCTTACGGTAATGTTCTAGAAAAATTAGAAGGCTCTTCGAAAGTGAAGCTTTAA
- a CDS encoding sigma-54 interaction domain-containing protein gives MGYRFTNSQIYEQVIETLRERVIIVDADLTFFYMNKAAEHIGLNPENVIGKSLFSVFPNLSKSNSTILKVLESGQSIIDNVQTFITYRGERKTTLTSTYPIYEDNVIVGVFEVFEDVSALHDTSERLVHLQQQQSESQNKKNPYKISSTDHFIGATPEIQQLKEKIPVYAKSTSPIFLYGETGTGKELVVQAIKNSSMEKNAPFIAQNCAAIPESLLEGILFGTVKGSFTGAEDRPGLFELADGGLLFLDEINSMPLSLQGKLLRVLQDKKVRRVGGSKEISVSFRLIAATNVPPKELLHKKELRADLYYRLNVLYLELPPLRNRKSDIPLLVDHFINLYNDELQKSVIKVDEEVMDYFYNYNWPGNIRELRNMIERAMNLTTSSIIQKEDIQVDEIVSLPPQTTSEDYVKNDRNTTLQHEVRKLEIDLITKQLSTTNGNISKAARNLDIPQQTLSNKIKKYNLNSEVYKQKMKNLPKIE, from the coding sequence ATGGGATACCGTTTTACTAATTCACAAATTTACGAGCAAGTGATCGAGACGTTGAGGGAACGTGTAATCATTGTTGATGCGGATTTGACGTTTTTTTACATGAATAAGGCTGCGGAGCATATTGGATTAAACCCTGAGAATGTTATTGGAAAATCATTATTCTCTGTTTTCCCCAACCTTAGTAAGTCAAATAGCACCATCTTAAAAGTGTTGGAATCAGGTCAGTCAATAATAGATAATGTTCAAACGTTCATTACATATAGAGGAGAACGAAAAACTACGCTTACGTCGACTTACCCGATTTATGAAGATAACGTCATTGTAGGTGTATTCGAGGTGTTTGAAGACGTCTCTGCCCTTCATGATACTTCTGAACGCTTAGTACATCTTCAACAACAACAATCTGAATCCCAGAACAAGAAAAATCCATACAAGATCTCAAGTACAGACCATTTCATAGGTGCTACGCCTGAAATACAACAATTGAAGGAGAAAATCCCCGTGTACGCTAAAAGCACATCACCAATTTTTTTATATGGTGAAACGGGTACTGGGAAGGAATTGGTTGTTCAAGCTATCAAGAATTCTTCGATGGAAAAAAATGCTCCCTTCATTGCTCAAAACTGTGCTGCCATTCCAGAAAGTTTGTTAGAGGGTATTTTATTTGGGACGGTGAAAGGTAGTTTTACTGGAGCTGAGGATAGACCAGGTTTATTTGAATTAGCTGATGGAGGTCTCCTCTTCTTAGACGAGATCAATTCCATGCCTTTATCGTTACAGGGAAAATTATTGCGTGTTCTTCAAGATAAAAAAGTCCGTAGAGTGGGTGGCTCAAAAGAGATTTCCGTATCTTTTCGATTGATTGCAGCAACCAATGTTCCCCCCAAGGAATTGCTACATAAAAAGGAATTGCGAGCTGATTTATATTATAGATTAAATGTCCTTTATCTTGAATTACCTCCATTGCGGAATCGAAAAAGTGATATTCCATTACTAGTTGATCACTTTATAAACCTCTATAACGATGAATTGCAGAAGAGTGTCATAAAGGTTGATGAGGAAGTGATGGATTATTTTTATAACTACAATTGGCCTGGAAACATTCGTGAATTAAGAAACATGATTGAACGAGCGATGAACCTTACTACATCTAGCATTATCCAGAAAGAAGATATCCAAGTGGATGAGATTGTCTCTCTTCCCCCTCAAACTACTTCAGAAGATTATGTAAAAAACGACCGGAATACTACACTACAACATGAAGTGAGAAAACTTGAAATCGACCTTATTACGAAGCAGTTGTCTACAACAAATGGCAACATCTCTAAAGCAGCTAGAAATTTAGATATACCACAACAAACATTGAGTAATAAAATCAAGAAATACAATTTAAATTCGGAAGTGTATAAGCAAAAGATGAAAAACCTACCCAAAATTGAGTAA
- a CDS encoding DUF3221 domain-containing protein, whose product MKKLIPFILFAFVLGSCGQSTHQQEGIVVQKKDDVNNLTEILLIPNISEDEISNKNAEELEDIAKNSNGAYYHFPRGEYKNLKVGTKIIVYWDGSQSASSPPLRTADKIKEVSTQ is encoded by the coding sequence TTGAAAAAATTGATTCCCTTCATTCTATTTGCTTTTGTTCTGGGATCTTGCGGGCAATCTACACATCAACAGGAAGGAATCGTTGTGCAGAAGAAAGATGATGTGAATAATCTTACCGAAATATTATTGATACCGAACATAAGTGAAGATGAGATCTCTAACAAAAATGCTGAAGAATTAGAAGATATAGCTAAAAATAGTAACGGTGCTTACTATCATTTCCCAAGGGGTGAGTACAAAAATTTAAAGGTTGGCACAAAGATAATAGTGTATTGGGATGGATCTCAATCAGCATCGAGTCCTCCTTTGCGTACAGCAGATAAAATAAAAGAAGTATCTACTCAGTAG
- a CDS encoding DUF4064 domain-containing protein produces MSRKAEIIITIIGMVMFTGLLGLSIIFLSVQGNPEFQQMLQESLNETYSQMEGGQTIDLNEMANMISSFTTYVLVASLIGVGLGGLSIFLLKGNKKPKTSGIILIVTAVIGTIATLFLSFFGGIAYLIAGIMALVRKPKVSEPEPVDV; encoded by the coding sequence ATGAGTCGAAAAGCAGAAATTATCATTACTATTATAGGCATGGTCATGTTCACAGGATTACTAGGCCTAAGCATTATTTTCTTAAGCGTGCAGGGCAATCCTGAATTTCAGCAAATGCTTCAAGAGTCGTTAAATGAAACGTACTCCCAAATGGAAGGTGGACAGACGATTGACCTGAATGAAATGGCTAATATGATTAGTAGTTTTACTACGTATGTATTGGTTGCTTCCTTAATAGGAGTAGGATTAGGCGGCCTGTCTATCTTTTTACTAAAAGGGAACAAGAAGCCAAAAACTAGCGGCATCATTTTGATTGTGACAGCTGTTATCGGCACCATTGCTACATTATTCCTTAGCTTCTTTGGCGGCATTGCTTATTTGATCGCTGGAATTATGGCATTGGTCAGAAAACCAAAAGTTTCCGAACCAGAACCAGTTGATGTTTAA
- a CDS encoding PP2C family serine/threonine-protein phosphatase, whose translation MIKHYTIHYQHGVGVENEDAYVLNEEAGIFAVIDGATGIGGLPGKLSSATMKESLDTSESGTTLFQEVTRANQEVGKRNAEQNGHDHIDNVPRQDRSTCGMAAIKLYESGQMEFAHTGDCMLFIEYSNNDIRCVTYDHVSKFDSVTIASVEQTWDELLEPGENPNTWSEDRIEQALRDIREKNMPILKRNRSNINKKHGYSIIDGSKDAEQFMEHGKLYLHNATRILMLSDGLQLPDSKANGQQVWMETATYAFDHGLEKLQEKVNHLEKEDPACIRYPRLKQADDKTGVLIELIE comes from the coding sequence ATGATCAAGCACTACACGATTCACTACCAACACGGCGTTGGTGTGGAGAACGAAGATGCCTATGTCCTGAATGAAGAAGCTGGTATTTTTGCTGTTATCGACGGGGCAACTGGGATAGGTGGTCTTCCTGGCAAGCTATCTTCAGCTACGATGAAGGAGTCGCTGGATACTTCGGAGAGCGGCACCACTCTTTTTCAAGAGGTAACACGAGCTAATCAGGAAGTAGGCAAAAGAAATGCGGAGCAAAACGGCCATGACCATATTGATAACGTTCCCCGTCAGGATCGTAGCACGTGCGGTATGGCGGCCATTAAACTGTATGAATCCGGTCAAATGGAGTTCGCTCATACTGGGGATTGTATGTTGTTTATCGAATACAGTAACAATGATATCCGATGCGTGACGTATGATCATGTGTCCAAATTTGATAGCGTCACGATCGCTTCTGTGGAACAAACATGGGATGAGCTGTTGGAGCCTGGAGAAAATCCAAATACATGGTCAGAGGATCGCATTGAACAAGCCTTAAGGGATATTCGTGAAAAAAATATGCCGATTCTGAAGCGGAACCGTTCGAACATTAATAAAAAACATGGCTACAGCATCATCGATGGAAGCAAGGATGCCGAACAGTTCATGGAGCATGGAAAGCTCTACTTACATAACGCGACACGAATTCTCATGCTTTCCGACGGACTTCAGCTCCCTGATAGCAAAGCCAACGGCCAGCAAGTTTGGATGGAGACCGCAACTTATGCATTTGATCATGGGCTAGAGAAGTTGCAGGAAAAGGTAAATCATCTTGAAAAAGAGGATCCTGCATGTATTCGGTATCCTCGGTTGAAGCAGGCGGATGATAAGACTGGGGTTTTGATTGAGTTAATAGAATAG
- a CDS encoding TcaA NTF2-like domain-containing protein, protein MNFCTECGHPMKEDQMYCEECGTKREVNPNPKQKEIIPNAPYRAQRPKQPMSKQNKFILATLGIVAVLLIGTHFILTSLFDPMKTIQAVDRALIDNDSGAFFQEVSVDEAALLDKQQYLTYVKELEWDQLRAQLVEAVEAEEGDFFDTPIMDPNGGAIFVVKREAIIPGLYFTYSIEAIPNQIALSSNFDSTFSIDDRSIDIQAGDYYTDFLTAYPGEYTIVGTASNQYGKFNMEERITVEASQNQKSKYELHFPSRRFYLDTNESNAILFLNGKSTNKRIADFQGELGPLPTNGRAEVYAEWTSSKGEKVQSQVLNLNEHTSDALYIDIVKPKKEEAQTEVVTKSKEDEKEEESNTETSETVETSISEQQAIQHVLTFRNNYETALNTKDYSKIANFLLDGGSAYEELFAYINDIKGEEFVFNFTRNQVTNSKIVNKNTALISTAENFIFTNNQGQQMEYDRYKTYTVMLIEGVYKIKTIDISDTETKDL, encoded by the coding sequence ATGAACTTTTGTACGGAGTGTGGTCATCCTATGAAAGAGGATCAAATGTATTGTGAAGAGTGCGGGACTAAGAGAGAGGTTAATCCTAATCCTAAACAAAAAGAAATCATTCCAAATGCGCCTTATAGGGCTCAACGACCTAAGCAACCTATGTCCAAGCAAAACAAGTTTATTCTAGCTACGTTAGGAATTGTTGCGGTTTTGTTAATAGGCACTCATTTTATTCTTACATCATTATTTGATCCCATGAAGACGATACAAGCCGTAGATAGGGCGCTCATAGACAATGACAGTGGTGCATTTTTTCAAGAGGTATCAGTAGACGAAGCAGCTTTATTAGATAAGCAACAGTACTTAACGTATGTAAAAGAACTAGAGTGGGATCAACTTCGAGCTCAACTTGTAGAAGCTGTTGAAGCGGAAGAGGGGGATTTTTTTGATACACCCATAATGGACCCTAATGGAGGTGCTATTTTTGTGGTGAAAAGGGAAGCGATTATTCCAGGTTTATATTTTACCTATAGCATTGAAGCCATACCGAATCAAATTGCATTATCCTCGAATTTCGACTCTACTTTTTCAATAGATGACAGATCCATAGATATACAGGCAGGTGACTATTATACAGACTTCCTTACAGCATATCCTGGAGAATACACAATCGTGGGTACTGCGTCCAATCAATATGGAAAGTTTAATATGGAAGAAAGAATTACTGTAGAGGCCTCTCAAAATCAAAAATCCAAATATGAACTACATTTTCCTTCTCGTCGTTTTTACTTAGATACAAACGAGAGTAATGCGATCTTGTTTTTGAATGGGAAAAGTACGAACAAGAGGATAGCTGACTTTCAAGGAGAGTTAGGACCATTACCGACGAATGGGCGTGCGGAAGTTTATGCTGAATGGACTTCTAGTAAGGGAGAGAAGGTTCAATCACAAGTGCTGAATTTGAATGAACACACTAGTGATGCGCTTTATATTGACATTGTTAAGCCTAAAAAAGAAGAAGCCCAAACAGAGGTAGTGACTAAATCGAAAGAGGATGAAAAAGAAGAGGAATCCAATACAGAAACCAGCGAAACAGTTGAAACGTCCATAAGTGAACAGCAAGCTATTCAACATGTGCTTACCTTTCGAAATAATTACGAGACTGCGTTAAATACAAAAGACTATAGTAAAATTGCCAATTTTTTATTAGACGGCGGATCTGCTTATGAGGAGTTATTTGCCTACATTAATGACATTAAAGGGGAGGAGTTCGTTTTTAATTTTACAAGGAATCAAGTTACAAATAGTAAGATTGTTAATAAAAACACAGCGCTGATATCAACGGCTGAGAACTTCATTTTTACAAACAATCAAGGTCAGCAAATGGAATATGACAGATATAAAACCTACACAGTTATGTTGATAGAGGGTGTTTATAAGATAAAAACAATTGATATAAGTGATACAGAAACGAAAGATTTATAG
- a CDS encoding zinc ribbon domain-containing protein has translation MNTCSNCGITLEGGKFCGKCGTPVAEGVTGISEITQEAKPVLANDGGYVQVTHDPAKPNAVKEATSHYFNFIKDIWTQPTKAARSADESLLMNGVISVVLYALMFPLILYVGMRSVLGTMGVLGEFAGAAVPLGKMFLQPFLYFTLFLAIVSVIMFGLIKLSNSNITYKKVVTLFGIYLIAPAIILVLSLLSLLVNIYSLFTIFLILGFLGLFASIAFSFQTLNRDYTGGLDPQYSTFLTYIGIGIVIWLFAESQFISNLRQFYEEMNYLM, from the coding sequence ATGAATACATGTTCAAATTGTGGGATCACGTTAGAGGGTGGGAAGTTCTGTGGTAAATGCGGTACTCCTGTAGCGGAAGGTGTAACAGGAATCTCTGAAATTACGCAGGAAGCGAAGCCAGTCCTAGCGAATGATGGAGGGTATGTACAGGTTACACATGATCCTGCGAAGCCAAACGCTGTAAAAGAAGCAACGAGTCACTACTTTAATTTTATAAAAGATATATGGACCCAACCGACCAAAGCAGCTCGTTCGGCAGACGAAAGCTTATTGATGAACGGTGTCATTTCTGTGGTTCTATATGCGCTAATGTTTCCGCTTATTTTGTACGTAGGAATGAGAAGTGTTCTTGGGACAATGGGCGTATTAGGAGAATTTGCAGGCGCAGCTGTACCCTTAGGAAAAATGTTTCTTCAGCCGTTTCTATATTTCACTCTGTTCCTCGCAATAGTTAGTGTTATCATGTTTGGACTTATAAAACTAAGCAATTCCAACATAACCTATAAAAAAGTCGTTACGCTATTTGGAATCTATCTCATTGCTCCCGCTATTATATTAGTTCTATCTCTCCTTTCCTTGCTAGTTAACATCTATTCGTTATTCACTATATTCTTGATACTTGGTTTTCTTGGATTGTTTGCATCTATTGCGTTCAGTTTCCAAACACTCAACCGTGACTATACAGGTGGATTAGATCCTCAGTACAGTACCTTTTTAACTTATATTGGAATAGGAATTGTGATATGGCTTTTCGCTGAAAGTCAATTTATTTCAAATCTTCGGCAGTTCTATGAAGAGATGAATTATTTAATGTGA
- a CDS encoding DUF5316 family protein, with protein sequence MLKYLGIGSVITLVGLIHGFYTKDWEMALTIIGVGGVGPLLGVALLTGIFVSGDQYRFNKKVEMEEDKEKKDSWITRLLMISAPNIGLLIVLFVVSYVAG encoded by the coding sequence ATGCTTAAATACCTAGGTATCGGCTCGGTTATTACATTAGTAGGTTTGATCCACGGTTTCTACACAAAAGATTGGGAAATGGCGCTGACCATCATTGGTGTAGGTGGTGTCGGGCCTTTACTAGGCGTAGCGTTACTGACTGGAATTTTTGTGAGCGGCGACCAGTATCGGTTTAATAAAAAAGTGGAGATGGAAGAGGATAAGGAGAAAAAAGACTCTTGGATTACGAGGTTGTTGATGATTAGTGCGCCGAATATTGGGTTATTGATTGTGCTGTTTGTCGTTAGTTATGTAGCTGGGTAA
- a CDS encoding PQQ-binding-like beta-propeller repeat protein: MKKLVHKARWVLLLGMLLPILQPGSAEAAFGPDEWLEYRLNDANNPVHQSEGETPLESKKFDTNDQIRSTPVVVGNRIFIGNHNTGDLYAYNIKTGEQLWTNQAPNWVHSEMIFHDGSLFVGFGNRFFQENGLRGTKESGVMALDADTGETLWTAKTEGEVMPTPAYHDGFVYAATGDRHLYKLNPESGEVNEKIEIGSTFSMSSPNISDGNLFVGGGAPKPYTFYSVDLETDEIAWKTEIPEVFAGLDDVPPAMDENIVVTTALEKKTLSFKEAYQQEGFFQMYQEMTKWLLNIESRIKKPDHMMYAMDKESGEILWESSLGIGDMVSNNKSGAPMIYDGKIFVGSPITKTFYAYDLKTGEQLWNFPNAVMKAPPVAADDVVYFTNKKGFVHALDTETGEEIGRKLLGGKLAPSGPIIMNDTLIVGSQDSNVYALPTEEIRNASDEYDEKLAAATDSKGGYVFFAYVLPLVVLGIVVAAVIAVVRRRNKH, translated from the coding sequence ATGAAAAAACTAGTACACAAAGCCAGGTGGGTTTTACTGCTAGGAATGCTTTTACCTATACTCCAGCCTGGTTCAGCAGAGGCTGCTTTTGGTCCTGATGAATGGCTGGAATACAGGTTAAATGATGCGAATAATCCAGTGCATCAGTCTGAGGGTGAAACGCCATTAGAGAGCAAGAAGTTCGATACTAATGATCAAATCCGTTCCACGCCCGTTGTGGTGGGTAATCGTATTTTTATTGGGAATCATAATACCGGAGATTTGTACGCGTATAACATCAAAACAGGGGAGCAGTTGTGGACAAATCAGGCACCGAATTGGGTGCACTCGGAGATGATTTTCCATGACGGCAGTTTGTTTGTTGGGTTCGGAAATCGATTTTTTCAGGAGAATGGATTACGCGGAACGAAAGAAAGCGGTGTAATGGCGCTCGATGCAGATACAGGTGAGACGCTGTGGACTGCGAAGACAGAAGGCGAGGTCATGCCAACACCTGCCTATCATGATGGTTTTGTCTACGCGGCGACTGGGGACCGTCATTTGTACAAGCTGAATCCTGAATCAGGTGAAGTGAACGAAAAAATTGAAATCGGCTCCACGTTTAGTATGTCGTCCCCGAATATCTCAGATGGTAACTTATTTGTAGGTGGAGGAGCACCGAAGCCATATACATTCTATTCTGTGGACTTGGAAACAGATGAGATTGCATGGAAAACGGAAATTCCAGAAGTATTTGCTGGACTGGACGATGTCCCGCCTGCCATGGATGAAAACATCGTCGTTACAACAGCGCTTGAGAAAAAGACACTTTCCTTTAAAGAAGCGTATCAACAGGAAGGTTTCTTCCAAATGTATCAAGAGATGACCAAGTGGCTATTGAATATAGAAAGTCGCATAAAAAAGCCTGATCATATGATGTATGCCATGGATAAGGAAAGTGGCGAAATCCTATGGGAAAGCAGCCTTGGCATTGGAGATATGGTCTCGAATAATAAATCAGGTGCTCCGATGATTTACGATGGTAAGATTTTTGTAGGCAGTCCGATTACGAAGACGTTTTATGCTTATGATTTGAAAACGGGAGAGCAGCTATGGAATTTCCCTAATGCAGTAATGAAAGCTCCTCCTGTTGCGGCAGATGACGTTGTGTATTTTACGAATAAAAAAGGATTTGTGCACGCCCTTGATACAGAGACAGGCGAGGAGATTGGACGCAAGCTTCTTGGTGGAAAACTAGCCCCATCTGGCCCGATTATCATGAACGATACGCTAATAGTCGGTAGCCAGGATAGCAATGTATATGCCCTACCGACAGAAGAAATTCGCAATGCATCTGATGAATACGATGAAAAACTAGCAGCAGCAACAGACAGTAAAGGTGGCTATGTCTTTTTCGCTTATGTGCTGCCATTAGTGGTTCTAGGTATTGTGGTCGCAGCAGTAATTGCTGTCGTTAGAAGACGAAACAAACACTAG
- a CDS encoding Ig-like domain-containing protein, translating to MKKFCLSMMLTFILSFVGLQSTVLAESNSNENIATDKMWAITFNTTMSLESAKEEINVHNHDGAVISTTISYGANEKQILVHPPKENYAPNTTYTLTVHDEIVSKSGVKASYNELHYPKGRVGRLSLHKRDANEGSKRGSLHSTFAS from the coding sequence ATGAAAAAATTTTGTTTATCTATGATGTTAACCTTTATTCTTAGCTTTGTTGGCCTGCAGAGTACTGTTTTGGCTGAATCAAACTCAAACGAAAACATTGCCACCGATAAGATGTGGGCGATTACATTCAACACAACTATGTCACTTGAGTCTGCGAAAGAAGAAATTAATGTACATAATCATGATGGAGCGGTTATCTCTACTACAATCTCTTATGGAGCTAATGAAAAACAAATTCTTGTGCACCCTCCTAAGGAAAACTATGCTCCAAACACCACCTATACCCTTACTGTTCATGATGAAATAGTGAGTAAAAGCGGTGTGAAAGCCTCATACAATGAACTTCACTACCCAAAAGGAAGGGTGGGGAGATTATCACTCCATAAAAGAGATGCAAATGAAGGATCCAAAAGGGGAAGCCTACACAGTACATTTGCTAGCTGA